The following proteins are co-located in the Longimicrobium terrae genome:
- the dacB gene encoding D-alanyl-D-alanine carboxypeptidase/D-alanyl-D-alanine-endopeptidase yields MFVSPLGRRAGAALLALALLAPLSAQAPARNVASSAAPRAPSLAARIDAVLARPQLRGSRWGIEVRDAGTGRVLYAREASRPMIPASNLKLVVTATAAHHLPADYRFRTSLYATGPVQDGTLRGDLVLYGRGDPLISGRYFSSRTAVWEMLADSLRARGIKRVTGSVVADESWWDTEYVRPDWDPADQLWWYAAPVNALGFADNAIDFRIVPGAVGQPARITGEPRTASWSLRNESRTVGAGGARTLDFDRVPGTNQVRAYGNYPADGSADTESFAVQQPARWAGTAFREALVRRGIAVDEPGVRVVSDPSSSVGGGTALAEWRSPELPRAIAPILLSSQNWIAESLLKTVGREVNGAGSWAAGLAAERAFLTGVVGIDSADFVLRDGSGLSAQNRITPHALVNLLDYIWRTPRQSIVRASLPVSGRTGSLLHRLEDLPGRVAAKTGYIGGVDSLSGRLTLEDGRQVLFCIIANDSREPSARIKAGIDDVVRAIAAGA; encoded by the coding sequence ATGTTCGTTTCTCCCCTTGGACGCCGCGCGGGCGCCGCTCTGCTCGCACTGGCACTGCTCGCGCCACTCTCGGCGCAAGCACCCGCCAGGAATGTAGCAAGTTCCGCCGCGCCCCGCGCCCCCTCGCTGGCCGCGCGCATCGACGCGGTGCTGGCCAGACCGCAGCTGCGGGGTTCGCGGTGGGGAATCGAGGTGCGCGACGCGGGCACCGGGCGCGTTCTGTACGCCCGCGAGGCCTCCCGCCCCATGATTCCCGCCAGCAACCTGAAGCTGGTGGTGACGGCCACGGCGGCCCATCATCTCCCCGCGGACTACCGCTTCCGCACCTCGCTGTACGCCACCGGCCCGGTGCAGGACGGGACGCTGCGGGGTGACCTGGTGCTGTACGGCCGGGGCGACCCGCTCATCTCCGGGCGCTACTTTTCCTCCCGCACCGCGGTGTGGGAGATGCTGGCCGATTCGCTGCGGGCGCGCGGAATTAAGCGCGTCACCGGCTCGGTGGTGGCGGACGAGAGCTGGTGGGACACCGAGTACGTGCGCCCCGACTGGGACCCGGCAGACCAGCTGTGGTGGTACGCCGCCCCGGTGAACGCGCTGGGCTTCGCGGACAACGCCATCGACTTCCGCATCGTCCCCGGCGCCGTGGGCCAGCCCGCGCGCATCACCGGCGAGCCGCGGACGGCGTCGTGGTCGCTGCGCAACGAGAGCCGCACCGTGGGCGCGGGCGGCGCGCGGACGCTGGACTTTGACCGCGTACCGGGGACCAACCAGGTGCGCGCGTATGGAAACTACCCGGCGGACGGCAGCGCGGACACGGAAAGCTTCGCCGTGCAGCAGCCGGCGCGCTGGGCGGGAACGGCGTTCCGCGAGGCGCTGGTGCGCCGCGGCATCGCCGTGGACGAGCCGGGCGTGCGCGTCGTGAGCGATCCATCCTCCTCCGTGGGCGGCGGGACGGCGCTCGCGGAGTGGCGCTCGCCGGAACTGCCGCGCGCCATTGCCCCCATCCTGCTGAGCAGCCAGAACTGGATCGCCGAGTCGCTGCTGAAGACAGTGGGCCGCGAAGTGAACGGGGCGGGGAGCTGGGCGGCGGGGCTGGCCGCGGAACGCGCCTTTCTGACCGGCGTGGTGGGGATCGACAGCGCCGACTTCGTGCTGCGCGACGGCTCGGGGCTCTCGGCGCAGAACCGCATCACCCCGCATGCGCTGGTGAATCTTCTTGACTACATTTGGCGTACGCCGCGCCAGTCCATCGTCCGGGCCTCGCTTCCGGTGTCGGGGCGCACGGGGTCGCTGCTGCACAGGCTGGAGGATCTGCCGGGGCGGGTGGCGGCCAAGACGGGGTACATCGGCGGGGTGGACTCGCTGAGCGGACGGCTGACGCTGGAGGACGGGCGGCAGGTGCTGTTCTGCATCATCGCCAACGATTCGCGCGAGCCTTCGGCGCGCATCAAGGCGGGAATCGACGACGTGGTGCGCGCCATTGCGGCGGGCGCCTGA
- a CDS encoding response regulator codes for MSEILFADDDEALRRMVGELLRHAGHQVRLCENGTQALAEVRRAAPDLVILDYRMGRPDGFEVARELKGDPRLSHVPLLILTGESRIEDRLGGFEAGADDYLAKPFDPRELLARVDALVRQSRRSLDRNPTTGLPGGLAIEREIERRREAQTPFSLCYFDLDDFKPFADRFGFAVADETIREAGRAIGTTAEGRDAFVGHVGGDDFVAVCPPESAREVALTARARFSQTLPRHLPPEAVRAGTYEAEDRAGVRREFPLTRLSAAVVRVEPSRWTSLERLGEVVAEAKRRSKSAGSGGIFEIEL; via the coding sequence ATGAGCGAGATCCTGTTCGCGGACGACGACGAAGCGCTTCGGCGGATGGTGGGCGAGCTGCTCCGCCACGCCGGGCACCAGGTGCGCCTGTGCGAGAACGGGACGCAGGCCCTGGCCGAGGTGCGCCGCGCGGCGCCCGATCTGGTGATTCTGGACTACCGCATGGGGCGGCCCGACGGCTTCGAGGTCGCCCGCGAGCTCAAGGGCGACCCGCGCCTGTCGCACGTTCCCCTGCTCATCCTCACCGGCGAGTCGCGCATCGAGGACCGGCTGGGCGGCTTCGAGGCCGGGGCGGACGACTATCTCGCCAAGCCCTTTGATCCGCGCGAGCTGCTGGCGCGCGTAGACGCGCTGGTGCGGCAGTCGCGGCGTTCGCTGGACCGGAATCCCACCACGGGGCTTCCCGGCGGGCTGGCCATCGAGCGGGAAATCGAGCGGCGGCGCGAGGCGCAGACGCCGTTTTCCCTCTGCTACTTCGACCTGGACGACTTCAAGCCCTTTGCCGACCGCTTCGGCTTCGCCGTCGCCGACGAGACCATCCGCGAGGCGGGGCGCGCCATCGGCACCACGGCGGAGGGGCGCGACGCCTTCGTGGGGCACGTGGGCGGCGACGACTTCGTGGCCGTGTGCCCGCCGGAATCCGCGCGCGAGGTGGCGCTGACCGCGCGTGCCCGCTTTTCGCAGACGCTTCCCCGCCACCTGCCGCCCGAGGCGGTGCGCGCGGGGACGTACGAGGCCGAGGACCGCGCAGGCGTGCGGCGCGAGTTTCCGCTCACCCGGCTTTCCGCCGCGGTGGTGCGCGTCGAGCCGTCGCGCTGGACCTCGCTGGAGCGGCTGGGCGAGGTGGTGGCGGAGGCCAAGCGCCGCTCCAAGTCCGCGGGCTCCGGCGGCATCTTCGAGATCGAGCTGTAG
- a CDS encoding zinc ribbon domain-containing protein has translation MYCSKCGSGVAEGAAHCGNCGAAVSPAYGRGVPASAIRPTEVVALCPRCGFQGQSASYFSQAGPLAVLLLLTAATLVPFMGAAGIIFYLMRHNHRRCPRCGENWGRHAERVQALATVPRQPALSGSVASAQSTTPALPASAGEPGLTLWPTIILALFSMLMLMVTIEEGEPVAFFMAAIAGGGAAYLYSAARKKREARREALVQALQQHVLRLAGERGGLLTVTEVASSLGWSLPRAEKVLNSLEDGLRIVSEVTNEGVIVYEFREVRHAELLRALPTPPPAFPPAQRPPLETAVVTTARTLHA, from the coding sequence ATGTACTGCTCGAAGTGTGGATCGGGAGTGGCGGAAGGCGCCGCCCACTGCGGAAACTGCGGCGCCGCGGTGTCGCCGGCGTACGGTCGCGGCGTGCCCGCGTCCGCGATCCGCCCGACCGAAGTGGTCGCGCTCTGCCCCCGGTGCGGCTTTCAGGGACAGAGCGCTTCGTACTTTTCGCAGGCGGGCCCGCTGGCGGTGCTGCTGCTGCTGACGGCGGCCACGCTGGTCCCGTTCATGGGCGCTGCGGGCATCATCTTCTACCTGATGCGCCACAACCACCGCCGGTGCCCGCGCTGCGGCGAAAACTGGGGCCGCCACGCCGAGCGGGTGCAGGCGCTGGCCACCGTGCCGCGCCAGCCTGCTCTGAGCGGGAGCGTGGCGTCGGCGCAGAGCACCACGCCGGCCCTGCCCGCGTCCGCGGGAGAGCCGGGGCTCACCCTGTGGCCCACCATCATCCTGGCGCTCTTCTCCATGCTGATGCTGATGGTCACCATCGAGGAGGGGGAGCCCGTGGCGTTCTTCATGGCCGCGATCGCCGGGGGCGGGGCGGCCTACCTGTACTCCGCGGCCCGCAAGAAGCGCGAAGCCCGGCGCGAGGCGCTGGTGCAGGCGCTGCAGCAGCACGTCCTTCGCCTGGCTGGCGAGCGTGGCGGCCTGCTGACCGTCACCGAGGTGGCGTCGTCGCTCGGCTGGTCGCTGCCCCGGGCGGAAAAGGTGCTCAACTCGCTGGAAGACGGGCTGCGCATCGTGTCCGAAGTCACCAACGAGGGGGTGATCGTGTACGAGTTCCGCGAGGTGCGCCACGCGGAACTGCTGCGCGCCCTTCCCACGCCGCCTCCCGCGTTCCCGCCCGCGCAGCGCCCGCCGCTGGAAACCGCCGTGGTCACCACCGCGCGCACGCTGCACGCCTGA